In Malaclemys terrapin pileata isolate rMalTer1 chromosome 11, rMalTer1.hap1, whole genome shotgun sequence, a single genomic region encodes these proteins:
- the ZFAND2B gene encoding AN1-type zinc finger protein 2B isoform X1, whose product MEFPDLGAHCSEPTCKRLDFLPLKCDACEQIFCTDHITYTQHQCTSAYKKDVQVPVCPLCNIPIPVRKGEMPDVVVGQHIDRDCKSDPAQRKRKIFTNKCLKPGCKQREMMKVICDQCHGNFCLKHRHPLDHDCNGVGRPLSRAGHAAVTRAQASSSVAAGTSSRGASRPAASPPAPAPSRGGVMAARQPSSTSPPAVALQNGLSEEEALQRALEMSLAESVPGSARALSSAQEEEDLALARALAASEEEYQRRQQQQAQSRSSRPSDCSMF is encoded by the exons ATGGAGTTCCCGGACCTGGGCGCGCACTGCTCCGAGCCGACCTGCAAGCGCCTGG ACTTTCTCCCTCTGAAGTGCGACGCGTGCGAGCAGATATTCTGCACCGACCACATCACCTACACCCAGCACCAGTGCACCTCTGCCTACAAGAAG GACGTGCAGGTCCCTGTGTGCCCCCTCTGCAACATCCCCATCCCTGTCCGAAAGGGGGAGATGCCTGATGTGGTGGTGGGGCAGCACATCGACCGAGACTGCAAATCCGACCCCGCCCAGCGCAAGCGCAAG ATTTTCACCAATAAGTGTCTGAAGCCCGGCTGCAAGCAGAGGGAGATGATGAAGGTGATCTGTGACCAGTGCCATGGGAACTTCTGCCTCAAGCACCGGCACCCCCTGGATCACGACTGCAATGGGGTGGGGCGCCCCCTCTCCAGAGCCGG ACATGCTGCGGTCACGAGAGCCCAGGCATCCTCCTCTGTGGCGGCCGGGACGTCGAGCAGAGGAGCTTCCAGGCCGgcagccagcccccctgctccagccccaagcAG AGGCGGCGTGATGGCGGCACGGCAGCCCAGCAGCACCTCGCCCCCAGCCGTTGCACTGCAGAATGGACTG AGCGAAGAGGAGGCACTGCAGCGAGCCCTGGAGATGTCCCTGGCAGAATCGGTGCCCGGCTCGGCACGGGCGCTCAG CAGCGcgcaggaggaggaggacctGGCCCTGGCGCGGGCGCTGGCTGCGAGCGAGGAGGAGTAccagaggaggcagcagcagcag GCCCAGAGCCGGAGTTCGAGGCCATCAGACTGCAGCATGTTCTAG
- the ZFAND2B gene encoding AN1-type zinc finger protein 2B isoform X2 → MEFPDLGAHCSEPTCKRLDFLPLKCDACEQIFCTDHITYTQHQCTSAYKKDVQVPVCPLCNIPIPVRKGEMPDVVVGQHIDRDCKSDPAQRKRKIFTNKCLKPGCKQREMMKVICDQCHGNFCLKHRHPLDHDCNGVGRPLSRAGHAAVTRAQASSSVAAGTSSRGASRPAASPPAPAPSRGGVMAARQPSSTSPPAVALQNGLSEEEALQRALEMSLAESVPGSARALSAQEEEDLALARALAASEEEYQRRQQQQAQSRSSRPSDCSMF, encoded by the exons ATGGAGTTCCCGGACCTGGGCGCGCACTGCTCCGAGCCGACCTGCAAGCGCCTGG ACTTTCTCCCTCTGAAGTGCGACGCGTGCGAGCAGATATTCTGCACCGACCACATCACCTACACCCAGCACCAGTGCACCTCTGCCTACAAGAAG GACGTGCAGGTCCCTGTGTGCCCCCTCTGCAACATCCCCATCCCTGTCCGAAAGGGGGAGATGCCTGATGTGGTGGTGGGGCAGCACATCGACCGAGACTGCAAATCCGACCCCGCCCAGCGCAAGCGCAAG ATTTTCACCAATAAGTGTCTGAAGCCCGGCTGCAAGCAGAGGGAGATGATGAAGGTGATCTGTGACCAGTGCCATGGGAACTTCTGCCTCAAGCACCGGCACCCCCTGGATCACGACTGCAATGGGGTGGGGCGCCCCCTCTCCAGAGCCGG ACATGCTGCGGTCACGAGAGCCCAGGCATCCTCCTCTGTGGCGGCCGGGACGTCGAGCAGAGGAGCTTCCAGGCCGgcagccagcccccctgctccagccccaagcAG AGGCGGCGTGATGGCGGCACGGCAGCCCAGCAGCACCTCGCCCCCAGCCGTTGCACTGCAGAATGGACTG AGCGAAGAGGAGGCACTGCAGCGAGCCCTGGAGATGTCCCTGGCAGAATCGGTGCCCGGCTCGGCACGGGCGCTCAG CGcgcaggaggaggaggacctGGCCCTGGCGCGGGCGCTGGCTGCGAGCGAGGAGGAGTAccagaggaggcagcagcagcag GCCCAGAGCCGGAGTTCGAGGCCATCAGACTGCAGCATGTTCTAG